In Biomphalaria glabrata chromosome 11, xgBioGlab47.1, whole genome shotgun sequence, the following proteins share a genomic window:
- the LOC129921742 gene encoding uncharacterized protein K02A2.6-like — MQMLKQYILNGWPDKHHIVPELKQYWSLADVLTYEDGLLMKGERIVIPRALRKEVETKLHAAHLGYDAMMRRARDAVFWPGIAARIREIANACQPCQQSKPANQKESLIQHNEGLNPWDKTGIDLFKIFDQQYLAIVDYYSNFIEVEHLHTTTSQVVIRKLKNLFARYGVPKVCISDFGPQFSSAEFTAFMKAWGVHHLKSSPGHHQSNGKAEAAVKILKNLMKK; from the coding sequence ATGCAGATGTTGAAACAGTACATACTGAACGGTTGGCCAGACAAGCATCATATTGTACCAGAACTTAAACAATATTGGTCACTTGCAGATGTACTGACCTATGAGGATGGCCTTCTAATGAAAGGGGAGAGAATAGTTATCCCAAGAGCATTAAGAAAAGAAGTTGAAACCAAACTACATGCAGCACATTTAGGGTATGATGCCATGATGAGAAGAGCAAGGGACGCAGTTTTCTGGCCGGGAATAGCGGCAAGAATAAGAGAAATAGCTAATGCATGCCAACCTTGTCAGCAAAGTAAACCTGCAAACCAGAAAGAAAGCTTAATACAGCATAATGAGGGTTTAAATCCCTGGGACAAAACTGGGATAGATTTGTTCAAAATATTTGACCAACAATACCTTGCCATAGTTGACTACTATTCAAATTTTATTGAAGTAGAACATCTGCACACGACaacaagtcaagttgttataagaaaactaaaaaatttgTTTGCCAGATATGGAGTCCCCAAAGTTTGTATCAGTGATTTTGGACCTCAGTTTTCATCTGCTGAATTCACCGCATTTATGAAAGCATGGGGTGTCCATCATTTAAAATCTTCACCAGGACACCATCAGTCAAACGGCAAGGCAGAGGCAGCagtgaaaatattaaagaatctgatgaaaaaatga
- the LOC129921674 gene encoding uncharacterized protein LOC129921674, which translates to MSPLLCLSFFSWALIVYTCGLLINTSVIEEHYLTYTCSWKTKGNESVLFIVLEKDRKFLVSCIKSPAVEISTNCFPSSSKFVRSYLSQDSLTVMLKPELITKDNQIVCVIGTEDNGTFTKYFQLPHIEAPKQVVTTTKPAATCDDGLSTGAIIGITIALLYFVLFLIGCCCPRKFRQLVRAILVCMGCRPKREGPSNVVTPQQSSGSENVRQQV; encoded by the exons CTTGGGCCCTAATAGTTTATACATGTGGCCTGTTGATCAACACTTCTGTGATCGAAGAACATTATTTAACATATACTTGCAGTTGGAAAACAAAAGGCAATGAGAGTGTCTTATTTATTGTACTTGAAAAGGACAGAAAATTTCTAGTTAGTTGCATAAAGTCTCCTGCTGTAGAAATTAGCACAAACTGCTTTCCAAGTTCCTCAAAATTCGTCCGATCATATCTGAGTCAGGACAGTCTTACAGTGATGTTGAAACCAGAACTTATTACTAAAGACAACCAAATTGTATGTGTAATTGGAACAGAAGACAATGGAAcgtttacaaaatattttcaattacCTCACATAGAAG CACCAAAGCAAGTGGTCACAACCACCAAGCCCGCTGCTACTTGCGATGATGGACTTTCCACAG GAGCCATCATAGGTATAACCATTGCATTGCTGTACTTTGTGTTGTTTCTGATAGGGTGCTGTTGCCCGCGAAAGTTTAGACAACTG gtTAGAGCCATCCTAGTATGCATGGGATGTCGACCCAAA agaGAAGGACCTAGTAACGTTGTCACCCCTCAACAATCATCAGGATCAGAGAATGTCCGTCAGCAAGTGTAG